Proteins from a single region of Symphalangus syndactylus isolate Jambi chromosome 12, NHGRI_mSymSyn1-v2.1_pri, whole genome shotgun sequence:
- the NT5C1A gene encoding cytosolic 5'-nucleotidase 1A yields MEPGEPREPQEPREPGPGAETAAAPVWEEAKIFYDNLAPKKKPKSPKPQNAVTIAVSSRALFRMDEEQRIYTEQGVEEYVRYQLEHENEPFSPGPAFPFVKALEAVNRRLRELYPDSEDVFDIVLMTNNHAQVGVRLINSINHYDLFIERFCMTGGNSPICYLKAYHTNLYLSADAEKVREAIDEGIAAATIFSPSRDVVVSQSQLRVAFDGDAVLFSDESERIVKAHGLDRFFEHEKAHENKPLAQGPLKGFLEALGRLQKKFYSKGLRLECPIRTYLVTARSAASSGARALKTLRSWGLETDEALFLAGAPKGPLLEKIRPHIFFDDQMFHVAGAQEMGTVAAHVPYGVAQTPRRTAPAKQAPSAQ; encoded by the exons ATGGAACCTGGGGAGCCCCGGGAGCCCCAGGAGCCCCGCGAGCCCGGGCCAGGAGCGGAGACCGCTGCGGCCCCGGTCTGGGAGGAAGCCAAGATTTTCTACGACAACCTCGCGCCCAAGAAGAAACCTAAATCG CCCAAGCCTCAGAATGCAGTCACCATTGCTGTGTCCTCCCGAGCCTTGTTTCGCATGGACGAGGAGCAGCGGATCTATACGGAGCAGGGCGTGGAGGAGTACGTGCGCTACCAGCTGGAACATGAGAACGAGCCCTTCAGTCCCGGGCCAGCCTTCCCTTTCGTGAAG GCTCTGGAGGCCGTGAACAGGCGGCTGCGGGAGCTGTACCCCGATAGTGAGGATGTCTTCGACATCGTCCTCATGACAAACAACCATGCTCAAGTGGGTGTCCGCCTCATCAACAGTATCAACCACTATG ACCTGTTCATCGAGAGGTTCTGCATGACAGGTGGGAACAGCCCGATCTGCTACCTGAAGGCCTATCACACCAACCTCTACTTGTCAGCCGATGCGGAAAAAGTGCGAGAAGCCATTGATGAGG GGATCGCAGCTGCCACCATCTTCAGCCCCAGCAGAGACGTGGTTGTGTCCCAGAGTCAGCTGCGCGTGGCCTTCGATGGGGACGCTGTGCTCTTCTCGGACGAGTCGGAGCGCATCGTCAAGGCCCACGGGCTGGACCGATTCTTCGAGCATGAGAAGGCCCACGAGAACAAACCTCTGGCTCAG GGCCCCTTAAAGGGCTTTCTAGAGGCACTGGGTAGGTTGCAGAAGAAGTTCTACTCCAAAGGCCTGCGGCTGGAGTGCCCAATTCGTACCTACTTGGTGACAGCACGCAGTGCAGCCAGTTCCGGGGCCCGGGCTCTGAAGACCCTGCGCAGCTGGGGCCTGGAGACAGATGAAGCCTTGTTCCTCGCTGGAGCGCCCAAGGGCCCCCTCCTCGAGAAGATCCGCCCACACATCTTCTTTGATGACCAGatgttccatgtggctggggctCAGGAGATGGGCACTGTGGCTGCCCATGTGCCTTATGGTGTGGCACAGACACCCCGGCGGACTGCACCTGCAAAGCAGGCCCCATCTGCACAGTAG